The window GCCGACTTCTACCGCATCCAGGACTACAAGGGCTACATCTGGCTCGCCCACAACAGGTACCCGACCAACACCCGCGGCTGGTGGGGGGGCGCCCACCCCTTCAACCTCCTCGACTGGAGCGTCGTCCACAACGGGGAGATCACCAGCTACGGCACGAACCGGCGGTACATCGAGAGCTACGGCTACAAGTGCACGATGTTCACCGACACCGAGGTGGTCGCCTACCTCGTCGACCTCCTTGCCAGGAAGCACGGCCTGGACGAGAGACTCGCGGTGCGTGCCCTGGCCCCGCCCTTCTGGGACGAGATCGACCGCATGCCTGCGAAGGAGCAGGAGCTCAACAAGGCCATCCGCCTCACCTACGGGTCGGCGATGATGAACGGGCCCTTTGCGATCGTCGTCGCAAACCGCGACGGCATCGCCGGCTTCACCGACCGGATCAAGCTGCGGCCTCTCGTCGCCGCGGAGGAGGGCGACCGGATGTACATCTCCTCCGAGGAGGCGGCGATCCGGCGGATAGCCCCCGAACTTGACCGGGTGTGGATGCCGCGGGCCGGCGAACCTGTCATCGGGAGGGTCCGCTGATGGCGATCGGGAGCGTGCCCCTCCGGTATAAGATCACCATCGACCCTGACCGGTGCATGGAGTGCGGGCGGTGCATCGAGAACTGCCCGTACGGGACGTTCCGGAAGGAGGGCGACCGTATCGTCGCCGTCTCCCGGAACTGCACCGCCTGCCACCGGTGCATCGCCATGTGCCCGCGGGACGCGATCTCGCTCGAGGAGCGCCCGGTGGACTACAGGTCCCACCCCCTCTGGACGCCCGAGGCGCGGGAGGCGATCTACAACCAGGCGCGGACAGGCGGGATCATCCTCGCGGGCATGGGCAATGCCCTGCCCCTCCCCTCGATCTTCGACCGCCTCCTCCTCGACGCCTGCCAGGTGACGAACCCCTCCATCGACCCCCTCAGGGAGCCGATGGAGCTGCGGACCTACCTGGGCAAGAAGCCCTCGAAGCTCGCGTTCAGGAGGACGGAGTCGGGCGACGTCGAACTGGAGACAAAACTCGCCCCGAACCTGATGATCGAGACCCCGATCATGATCGGGCACATGAGCTACGGGGCGATCTCCCTCAACGCGCAGCTTGCCCTGGCGCGGGCGGCGCACGAGGCCGGGACCTTCATGGGGACAGGGGAGGGCGGGATGCACCCCGACCTCTACCCGTACCAGAAGCGGGTGATCGTGCAGGTGGCCTCCGGCCGTTTCGGCGTGGACATCGACTACCTCAACCGCGGGGCGGCCATCGAGATCAAGATCGGCCAGGGCGCGAAGCCGGGCATCGGCGGCCACCTCCCCGGCGAGAAGGTCGGCCCTGACGTCTCCCGGACACGGATGATCCCGGAGGGGAGCGACGCGATCAGCCCGGCGCCGCACCATGACATCTACTCGATCGAGGACCTCGCCCAGCTCGTCCGCTCGCTCAAGGAGGCGACAGAGTGGCAGAAACCGGTCTTCGTGAAGATCGCCGCGGTCCACAACGTCGCCGCGATCGCGGCCGGCATCGCGCGGTCGGGCGCCGACGCCGTCGTCGTGGACGGTTTCCGCGGCGGGACGGGCGCGGCCCCGAAGGTCTTCCGCGACCATGTGGGCATCCCGATCGAGGCGGCGATCTCGGCCGTCGACCAGAAGCTCCGCGACCAGGGGATCAGGAACGAGGTCTCTGTCATCGCGAGCGGCGGAATCAGGGACGCCGCCGACGTGACGAAGGCGATCGCCCTCGGCGCCGACGCGGTCTACATCGGCACCGCGGCGCTCGTCGCCATGGGCTGCCGGGTCTGCGGCAACTGCTACCGCGGCCTCTGCCCCTGGGGGATCGCGACGCAGCGCCCCGACCTGGTCGCCCGCCTCGACCCGGTGCGGGAGGGCGAGCATGTGGCCAACCTCATCCATGCCTGGACGATGGAGATCTCCGAACTGATGGGGGCGGCCGGGA is drawn from Methanofollis sp. and contains these coding sequences:
- a CDS encoding glutamine amidotransferase family protein — protein: MCGIISVVDRSGAVMDGARIRDALSMMDERGSGEGAGYAAYGVYPEFADCYAIHVFFDNIVETKAPVDALLETWGTIVHDEEIPTYEQAHLRKVHTPWRYFFRPDPTLMSGTPSPEDDIVTYLVMKVNTTMPGALIYSSGKNIGVFKAAGWPEDVADFYRIQDYKGYIWLAHNRYPTNTRGWWGGAHPFNLLDWSVVHNGEITSYGTNRRYIESYGYKCTMFTDTEVVAYLVDLLARKHGLDERLAVRALAPPFWDEIDRMPAKEQELNKAIRLTYGSAMMNGPFAIVVANRDGIAGFTDRIKLRPLVAAEEGDRMYISSEEAAIRRIAPELDRVWMPRAGEPVIGRVR
- a CDS encoding glutamate synthase-related protein, giving the protein MAIGSVPLRYKITIDPDRCMECGRCIENCPYGTFRKEGDRIVAVSRNCTACHRCIAMCPRDAISLEERPVDYRSHPLWTPEAREAIYNQARTGGIILAGMGNALPLPSIFDRLLLDACQVTNPSIDPLREPMELRTYLGKKPSKLAFRRTESGDVELETKLAPNLMIETPIMIGHMSYGAISLNAQLALARAAHEAGTFMGTGEGGMHPDLYPYQKRVIVQVASGRFGVDIDYLNRGAAIEIKIGQGAKPGIGGHLPGEKVGPDVSRTRMIPEGSDAISPAPHHDIYSIEDLAQLVRSLKEATEWQKPVFVKIAAVHNVAAIAAGIARSGADAVVVDGFRGGTGAAPKVFRDHVGIPIEAAISAVDQKLRDQGIRNEVSVIASGGIRDAADVTKAIALGADAVYIGTAALVAMGCRVCGNCYRGLCPWGIATQRPDLVARLDPVREGEHVANLIHAWTMEISELMGAAGINAIESLRGNRDRLRGYMLDEGMLQVLDVKTVGA